In Aureibaculum algae, the following are encoded in one genomic region:
- a CDS encoding alpha/beta hydrolase family protein, whose translation MKCFKVLVMLFFTITLSAQSFLGTIDYGNLSFNFKISLTTIDNHTNAFFSSIEMNAYEIPCQNTSYEKDSLSFYVISDYYTYKYKYIKQNNNFKGHLRVYSNENKQLLNTFETDLVEENRTDIKVIEKQDVSFTSNGLNFFGTLWNPKNSTQKGLFLVTSSQGNDRSSSNAEASYFASLGYTVFNYDKRGTGKSEGNWQSATIEDLCTDDINAISFFAKTAMLPLSKIGIKGSSQGGIKIPYILTKIPELNYGISVSCPSGTLLESDLNNWKNMNVDKIGQENINLAAKAQKAGYEYLANNMSFKKLNSIKNKYENQFWFEHVWIPEEHIQKDYKLNFNGLPYFKKISQPILVIQGLSDKVIPENSYLIIEKALKKSKSRAYEILTLENTTHSMTYLDKEFPYFQTLTPNYLISIVEWLNKIENN comes from the coding sequence ATGAAGTGTTTCAAAGTTTTAGTAATGTTATTCTTTACAATAACCTTAAGTGCACAGTCTTTTTTAGGTACTATTGACTATGGAAATTTATCTTTTAATTTCAAAATAAGTCTGACTACAATTGATAACCATACCAATGCCTTTTTTTCTAGTATCGAGATGAATGCTTATGAAATCCCGTGTCAAAATACAAGTTACGAAAAAGACTCTCTTTCGTTTTATGTAATTAGCGACTATTATACTTACAAATACAAATACATTAAACAAAACAATAATTTTAAAGGCCATTTAAGGGTTTATTCTAATGAAAACAAGCAACTATTGAACACATTTGAAACAGATTTAGTTGAAGAAAACAGAACTGACATAAAAGTGATTGAAAAACAAGATGTTAGCTTTACTTCCAATGGTTTAAATTTTTTCGGAACACTATGGAATCCAAAAAATTCGACTCAAAAGGGTTTGTTTTTAGTAACATCCTCTCAAGGAAATGACCGAAGCAGTTCTAATGCCGAGGCTTCATACTTTGCAAGTCTTGGTTATACCGTTTTTAATTACGATAAACGAGGTACAGGAAAATCTGAAGGTAATTGGCAATCAGCAACAATAGAAGACCTATGCACAGACGATATTAATGCTATTTCTTTTTTTGCAAAAACTGCAATGCTTCCGCTATCAAAAATTGGAATAAAAGGTAGTAGTCAAGGCGGGATCAAAATACCATATATATTGACAAAAATTCCAGAGCTCAACTATGGAATTTCAGTAAGTTGTCCCAGTGGGACACTCTTAGAGAGTGATCTAAATAATTGGAAAAACATGAATGTTGATAAAATTGGTCAAGAAAACATAAATTTAGCTGCTAAAGCTCAAAAAGCGGGATATGAGTATTTGGCCAACAATATGAGTTTTAAAAAATTAAACTCGATTAAAAATAAATATGAAAATCAATTTTGGTTCGAACATGTTTGGATTCCTGAAGAACATATTCAAAAAGATTACAAATTAAACTTTAATGGACTTCCATACTTCAAAAAAATCAGTCAGCCTATATTAGTCATTCAAGGATTGTCTGATAAAGTTATTCCTGAAAATAGCTACTTAATTATTGAAAAGGCTCTAAAAAAATCAAAATCAAGAGCATATGAAATTTTAACTTTGGAAAACACGACACATTCTATGACTTATTTAGATAAAGAATTCCCCTATTTTCAGACGTTAACACCTAACTATTTGATTTCAATAGTCGAATGGTTGAATAAAATTGAAAACAACTAA
- the gcvP gene encoding aminomethyl-transferring glycine dehydrogenase translates to MQTDSFTLRHLGPRENDIPEMLNTIGVHSLDELIDNTIPSHIKLEKPLNLPSPMSEYEFTSYIQKLSKKNKEFKSYIGLGYHPTILPAVIQRNIFENPSWYTSYTPYQAEISQGRLEALLNYQTVIADLTGMDMANSSLLDEGTAAAEAMIMLYNNRSRAQKKSDALQFFVSDDVLPQTVSILKTRSEPLGIELIYGHHEGAALSSNVFGAIVQYPTKNGQIYDYTDFIESANHQDIKVIVAADLLSLAILKSPGEMGASITVGTSQRFGIPMGYGGPHAGYFATKDAYKRSIPGRIIGVTIDTDGNRALRMALQTREQHIKREKATSNICTAQVLLAVMAGMYAVYHGADGLKYIANKVHSLTTILNEEVKKLGLQQENSTFFDTLKIKVSAANAVKKLAEASEINFLYLDHTTIGISLNETTTIADVDSIVSILAEAENAKHAACANYTDITSIPDDLQRNTPFMTFEVFENYHSETEMMRYIKRLEKKDISLTDSMISLGSCTMKLNAASEMLPLSSSSWNSIHPFVPIDQAQGYQEMLRDLEHSLNIITGFAATSLQPNSGAQGEYAGLMVTRAYHASRGESHRNICLIPASAHGTNPASAVMAGMKVVVTKTSEDGNIDVNDLREKAELHKDNLAALMVTYPSTHGVFESAIKDITKTIHDNGGQVYMDGANMNAQVGLTNPATVGADVCHLNLHKTFAIPHGGGGPGVGPICVAKHLAPFLPTNPIIKTGGQHAITGISAAPWGSALVDLISYGYIKMLGAEGLTQATKYAILNANYLKSKLEKHFKILYTGEKGFAAHEMIVDFREFKAKGIEVTDVAKRLMDYGFHAPTLSFPVAGTLMIEPTESESKKELDRFCEALISIKSEIDSYEEGIDSVLKNAPHTQAMLTADDWQFSYSRQTAAFPLPYIADGKFWPPVRRVDDAYGDRNLVCSCNPIEDYMEA, encoded by the coding sequence ATGCAAACGGATTCTTTTACTCTAAGACACCTCGGCCCTCGCGAAAATGACATTCCAGAAATGCTTAACACCATTGGTGTACATAGCTTGGATGAATTGATAGACAATACCATACCTAGTCATATTAAATTAGAAAAACCGTTGAATTTACCATCTCCAATGAGCGAGTATGAATTTACCAGTTATATTCAAAAATTATCTAAAAAAAACAAAGAGTTTAAATCATATATTGGTTTAGGCTATCACCCAACCATTTTACCGGCTGTTATTCAACGAAATATTTTTGAGAATCCAAGTTGGTACACTTCGTATACGCCCTATCAGGCAGAAATTTCTCAAGGTCGTTTAGAAGCTTTGTTAAATTATCAAACGGTTATTGCTGACCTTACAGGAATGGATATGGCAAATTCATCATTATTAGATGAAGGTACTGCGGCAGCTGAAGCGATGATTATGTTGTACAACAATCGCTCAAGAGCCCAAAAGAAAAGTGATGCCTTACAATTTTTCGTTTCTGATGATGTGTTACCTCAAACGGTGTCTATATTAAAAACACGTTCAGAACCCTTAGGTATCGAACTTATTTATGGGCATCATGAAGGTGCTGCACTTTCTTCGAATGTTTTTGGTGCTATTGTTCAATATCCTACAAAAAATGGTCAAATTTATGATTATACTGATTTTATTGAAAGTGCCAATCATCAGGATATAAAAGTTATTGTAGCCGCTGATTTATTGAGTTTAGCTATATTAAAATCTCCAGGAGAAATGGGAGCATCTATAACTGTAGGTACTTCGCAACGTTTTGGAATTCCGATGGGTTACGGAGGACCACATGCTGGTTACTTTGCAACCAAAGATGCGTATAAAAGATCAATCCCTGGACGAATTATCGGTGTAACGATAGATACCGATGGCAATAGAGCCTTACGGATGGCACTACAAACCAGAGAGCAACACATAAAACGTGAAAAAGCAACTTCGAATATTTGTACCGCACAAGTATTATTGGCTGTTATGGCGGGTATGTATGCCGTTTACCACGGTGCCGATGGACTAAAATATATAGCCAACAAAGTGCACAGTTTAACCACTATTTTAAATGAAGAAGTTAAAAAATTAGGTTTACAACAAGAGAACTCAACATTTTTTGACACCTTAAAAATAAAAGTAAGTGCTGCCAATGCCGTTAAAAAGCTTGCCGAGGCTTCAGAAATCAACTTTTTATACTTAGACCATACAACTATTGGGATTTCATTAAATGAAACTACAACAATTGCAGATGTAGACAGTATTGTTTCTATTTTAGCGGAAGCAGAAAATGCAAAGCATGCAGCATGTGCGAACTACACAGATATAACTTCAATACCTGATGACTTACAAAGAAATACGCCTTTTATGACCTTTGAAGTTTTTGAAAATTACCATTCAGAGACTGAAATGATGCGGTATATTAAAAGGTTAGAGAAAAAAGATATCTCGTTAACAGATTCTATGATTTCTTTAGGTTCTTGTACCATGAAATTAAATGCCGCTTCTGAAATGCTTCCTTTGAGTTCTAGCAGTTGGAATAGCATCCATCCATTTGTACCTATTGATCAAGCACAAGGATATCAAGAAATGCTGAGAGATTTAGAACATTCTTTAAACATTATTACAGGTTTTGCTGCCACATCGTTGCAACCCAATTCAGGGGCACAAGGTGAATATGCAGGCTTAATGGTAACTAGAGCATACCACGCTTCTCGCGGTGAATCTCATAGAAACATTTGTTTAATACCTGCTTCTGCACATGGAACAAATCCTGCTTCAGCAGTAATGGCCGGTATGAAAGTTGTGGTTACCAAAACTTCGGAAGACGGAAATATAGATGTTAACGATTTACGCGAAAAAGCAGAATTACATAAAGATAATCTTGCTGCGTTAATGGTGACCTACCCATCAACACATGGTGTTTTTGAAAGTGCCATTAAAGATATTACGAAAACCATTCATGATAATGGCGGACAAGTATATATGGACGGAGCCAATATGAATGCTCAAGTTGGCTTAACCAACCCAGCTACAGTTGGTGCAGATGTTTGTCACTTAAACTTACACAAAACATTTGCCATACCACATGGTGGTGGTGGACCTGGTGTTGGCCCTATTTGTGTGGCTAAACATTTAGCTCCATTTTTACCGACCAATCCTATTATTAAAACAGGTGGTCAACATGCCATTACTGGAATTTCTGCTGCTCCATGGGGCTCTGCTCTGGTTGATTTAATTTCATACGGTTATATTAAAATGTTAGGTGCTGAAGGTTTAACACAAGCCACTAAATATGCCATTTTAAACGCCAATTACTTAAAATCTAAATTAGAAAAACATTTTAAAATATTATATACTGGCGAAAAAGGTTTTGCTGCTCATGAAATGATTGTGGACTTTAGAGAATTTAAAGCCAAAGGCATAGAGGTAACTGATGTTGCGAAGCGATTGATGGATTATGGCTTCCATGCTCCTACCCTTTCTTTTCCTGTTGCAGGTACTTTAATGATCGAACCTACTGAAAGTGAAAGCAAAAAAGAATTAGATCGTTTTTGTGAGGCTTTAATTTCAATAAAATCTGAAATTGATAGCTATGAAGAGGGTATAGATTCTGTATTAAAAAATGCCCCACATACACAAGCTATGTTAACGGCTGATGATTGGCAATTTAGCTATAGTCGACAAACGGCTGCTTTTCCGTTACCGTATATTGCTGATGGCAAATTTTGGCCACCAGTACGCCGAGTTGATGATGCATATGGAGACCGGAATTTAGTATGTTCTTGTAACCCTATTGAGGATTATATGGAGGCTTAA
- a CDS encoding UbiA prenyltransferase family protein, translated as MPLLKRVFDFYIFSNIHVALAVFCLVKITLLSYGNSSYIIPLFCLFSTIASYNLIRIFRIEEVQPWFYEFIKNNKLILILFTVFSAVVAFLLIFKFRYATLFWFIPFGIITLFYVNPFHLKKQKISLRYIAFVKLFLIAISWAAVTVIIPLVQHQIHIGNTEIILFVQRFLFVAAITIPFDIRDVTYDKEELKTLPQTIGIQKSKWLGILFLMLFLGLEFFKTTVVPEQLRIHFYIAVVTLLFLVKSTEDQNKYYSAFFVESLPMVWLGLFIWLR; from the coding sequence ATGCCCTTATTAAAACGCGTTTTTGATTTCTACATTTTTAGTAACATTCACGTGGCATTGGCGGTATTTTGTTTGGTGAAAATCACCTTGCTATCTTATGGAAATTCTAGTTATATAATCCCTCTTTTTTGCTTGTTTTCAACAATAGCATCGTATAATTTAATTCGCATTTTTAGAATAGAAGAAGTGCAACCTTGGTTTTACGAATTTATAAAAAACAATAAATTAATTTTAATTCTATTTACAGTATTTAGTGCTGTAGTTGCTTTTTTATTAATTTTTAAATTTAGATACGCAACATTGTTTTGGTTTATCCCTTTTGGGATTATCACATTATTCTATGTAAATCCATTTCATCTAAAAAAACAAAAAATTTCACTGCGTTATATTGCTTTTGTAAAGTTATTTTTAATAGCAATTTCATGGGCAGCCGTTACGGTTATAATACCGTTGGTACAACATCAAATTCATATAGGTAACACAGAAATTATACTATTTGTACAACGCTTTTTATTTGTGGCGGCAATAACTATCCCTTTTGATATTAGAGATGTCACTTATGATAAAGAAGAGTTGAAAACCTTACCACAGACCATTGGGATACAAAAATCTAAATGGTTAGGGATATTATTTTTAATGCTTTTTTTAGGATTAGAGTTTTTTAAAACGACAGTAGTACCAGAGCAATTAAGAATACATTTCTATATAGCAGTAGTAACCTTACTTTTTTTAGTAAAATCAACCGAAGATCAAAATAAGTATTATAGTGCCTTTTTTGTGGAGAGTTTGCCAATGGTTTGGTTGGGATTGTTCATTTGGTTGCGATAG
- the lipA gene encoding lipoyl synthase: MSEESVILPVKKPKWLRVKLPTGKKYTELRSLVEKYDLHTICTSGSCPNMGECWGEGTATFMILGNVCTRSCGFCGVKTGRPDTVDWEEPEKVARSIKLMQIKHAVITSVDRDDLKDGGSIIWEETVNAIRRANPETTLETLIPDFQLIHKNLDRIIAVSPEVVSHNVETVRRLTREVRIQAKYDRSLAVLKYLKDSGIKRTKSGIMLGLGEKEDEVMQTMTDLKNVNVDVVTIGQYLQPSKMHLPVKEFITPEQFKKYEEFGLKLGFRHVESGALVRSSYKAQKHIL, encoded by the coding sequence ATGTCAGAAGAATCTGTAATACTTCCCGTAAAAAAACCAAAATGGTTACGTGTAAAACTACCAACAGGTAAAAAATATACTGAATTAAGAAGTTTGGTTGAAAAATACGATTTACACACAATTTGTACCAGCGGTAGCTGTCCCAACATGGGTGAATGTTGGGGAGAGGGCACTGCTACGTTCATGATTTTAGGTAACGTTTGTACGCGTTCTTGTGGATTCTGTGGTGTAAAAACAGGCAGACCTGATACTGTAGATTGGGAAGAACCTGAAAAAGTAGCTCGTTCAATTAAATTAATGCAAATAAAACATGCCGTAATTACTTCTGTTGATAGAGATGATTTAAAAGATGGTGGTTCTATAATTTGGGAAGAAACAGTCAATGCTATACGTAGGGCAAATCCGGAAACTACATTAGAAACTTTAATTCCTGATTTTCAACTTATACATAAAAATTTAGACAGAATTATAGCTGTATCACCTGAGGTAGTATCACACAACGTAGAAACTGTAAGACGTTTGACAAGAGAAGTTCGAATTCAGGCAAAATATGATCGGAGTTTGGCGGTATTAAAATATCTAAAAGATAGTGGTATCAAAAGAACAAAATCTGGAATTATGTTAGGCTTGGGTGAAAAAGAAGACGAAGTTATGCAAACCATGACAGATCTTAAAAATGTGAATGTTGATGTAGTTACTATCGGTCAGTATTTACAACCTAGTAAAATGCACTTACCTGTAAAAGAATTTATTACGCCTGAGCAATTTAAAAAATACGAAGAGTTTGGATTAAAACTAGGCTTTAGACATGTAGAAAGTGGTGCTTTGGTACGCTCTTCTTACAAGGCACAAAAACACATTTTATAA
- a CDS encoding Nramp family divalent metal transporter — protein MNKSWLKKLGPGLLFAGAAIGVSHLVQSTRAGADFGFGLIWAILLVNLFKYPFFQYGPRYATATGESLIDGYKRLGKGVLIVYYILTLTTMFTIQAAVTIVTAGLAANLFGITPDVTLWSIIITLICLTTLLIGKYKLLDNLIKVIIVILTVSTLIAFGVAIFNTNKTVSFTQIIPEGALEIGFLITFLGWMPAPLDISTWHSLWALEKQKDGNNTYNTKQSIFDFNIGYIGTTILAFCFLGLGALLMYQSGSEFSSSAGVFAQQIIGLYTETLGSHTAIFIGIAAFTTMLSTTLTTLDASPRAMERSSVLLFNKKTKLTYNFWIIILSAGTMIILFYFISNMITLVKIATILSFLTAPFYAIANFMLISGKHTPKEWHPSIGMKIVSYLGIVFLIGFSVWYLFNL, from the coding sequence ATGAATAAAAGTTGGCTAAAAAAACTAGGCCCTGGTTTGCTATTTGCCGGTGCCGCAATAGGCGTTTCTCATTTAGTGCAATCAACACGAGCTGGAGCCGATTTCGGATTTGGACTTATATGGGCAATACTTTTAGTTAACCTTTTTAAATATCCTTTTTTTCAATATGGGCCACGTTATGCGACTGCAACTGGAGAAAGTTTAATTGATGGCTATAAGAGACTTGGCAAAGGTGTTTTGATTGTATATTATATTCTTACACTAACAACAATGTTTACCATACAAGCTGCCGTTACGATAGTAACTGCAGGGTTAGCTGCAAATCTATTTGGCATTACCCCAGATGTTACCCTATGGAGTATAATCATAACGCTGATTTGTTTAACCACATTGTTAATTGGTAAATACAAACTACTTGATAACTTAATTAAGGTTATTATTGTTATACTCACCGTAAGTACCTTAATAGCGTTTGGGGTTGCCATTTTTAACACCAACAAGACTGTTAGTTTTACTCAAATCATCCCTGAAGGAGCATTAGAAATTGGTTTTCTAATTACTTTTTTAGGATGGATGCCTGCTCCGCTAGATATTTCCACTTGGCACTCCCTATGGGCATTGGAAAAGCAAAAGGATGGAAACAATACATATAACACGAAGCAATCCATATTCGACTTTAACATTGGTTATATAGGTACAACAATTTTAGCTTTTTGTTTTTTAGGTTTGGGAGCTTTGCTTATGTACCAATCTGGTAGTGAATTTAGCAGTAGTGCAGGTGTTTTCGCACAACAAATAATTGGTCTATATACAGAAACTTTAGGTTCACATACAGCTATCTTTATTGGTATTGCCGCCTTTACTACAATGTTGAGCACAACACTAACAACGCTAGATGCTTCGCCTCGTGCTATGGAAAGATCATCAGTATTATTATTTAATAAAAAAACGAAGCTAACTTATAATTTCTGGATTATCATACTTTCAGCAGGTACCATGATTATCTTATTCTATTTTATTTCCAATATGATAACCTTAGTTAAAATTGCAACCATCCTATCTTTTTTAACGGCTCCATTTTATGCTATTGCTAATTTTATGTTGATTTCGGGTAAGCATACTCCAAAAGAATGGCATCCGTCAATCGGAATGAAAATAGTAAGCTATTTGGGTATTGTATTCCTTATCGGATTTAGTGTGTGGTATCTTTTTAATCTATAA
- a CDS encoding RNA polymerase sigma factor — protein sequence MVKKTENIIDSINKAKQGDETSYTFLLNMFWKDIYRFILNKTNDENEAEDVTIRTFSKAFDKIDTFDENYEFKTWLLSIANNLFIDQLRKKKTETISIDKKNSEAYKIEDAEPTPDDLLIIEQNLAQLLAFIKQLKPHYQEIINLRFFQEMSYKEMVIELNEPMSTIKVKLLRAKKLLAEIINSAKS from the coding sequence TTGGTAAAAAAGACGGAAAATATTATTGATAGCATCAACAAAGCAAAACAAGGAGATGAAACTTCTTATACGTTTTTGCTTAATATGTTTTGGAAAGACATTTATCGTTTCATTCTCAACAAAACAAATGACGAAAATGAGGCGGAAGATGTCACCATCAGAACTTTTTCGAAAGCATTTGATAAAATTGATACATTTGACGAAAATTACGAGTTCAAAACATGGCTACTTTCCATTGCCAATAACTTGTTTATTGACCAACTACGTAAAAAAAAGACAGAAACAATTTCTATTGACAAAAAAAATTCTGAAGCGTATAAAATAGAAGATGCAGAGCCAACGCCTGATGACCTTTTAATAATAGAACAAAATTTAGCACAATTACTAGCCTTTATAAAACAGCTAAAACCTCATTATCAAGAAATTATAAACCTTCGTTTTTTTCAAGAAATGAGCTATAAGGAAATGGTTATAGAACTTAATGAACCCATGAGTACGATTAAAGTTAAGTTATTACGAGCTAAAAAATTATTGGCCGAAATTATTAACTCCGCAAAGTCATAA
- a CDS encoding glycosyltransferase, giving the protein MLSFLYVIFILSVVAQLFYFYIFSKFTFSKQEVTNIQRLKFSVIICARNEADNLKLHLEKVLTQRYLDFEVIVVNDASSDTTSALLEEYQIRFRHLKIIEIKASEDYSGNKKNAITKGVEAAKYEYLLFTDADCEPASTHWISEMASQFSDRKKIVLGYGAYKKISNSFLNKIIRYETLITAVQYFSYTKMDMPYMGVGRNLAYKKSLFTEVNGLESHANIKSGDDDLFINEVANQKNTTICFTKQSFTISEPNTTFKSWFNQKRRHTTTANYYKPIHKALLGVYYISQLSFWLLTIILLAYALIGQLEIWIVILLMLLRLLIQYIIIGKAAEKLNEKDLIPWFPILDIYLVFIQFIIFIRNLKGKPNAW; this is encoded by the coding sequence ATGTTATCCTTTTTATATGTAATTTTTATTTTGAGTGTTGTTGCTCAACTATTCTATTTTTACATATTTAGTAAATTTACTTTTTCAAAACAAGAAGTAACCAACATACAACGATTAAAATTTTCGGTAATTATCTGTGCCCGAAATGAAGCTGATAATTTAAAGCTACATTTAGAAAAAGTACTTACACAGAGATACCTAGATTTTGAAGTAATTGTTGTTAATGATGCTTCTTCAGATACTACTTCTGCCCTACTTGAAGAATATCAAATAAGATTTCGTCATCTCAAAATTATTGAAATAAAAGCTAGTGAGGATTATTCTGGCAACAAAAAGAATGCGATTACTAAAGGCGTTGAGGCGGCAAAATATGAATATCTTTTATTTACTGATGCTGATTGCGAACCTGCTTCAACACATTGGATTTCAGAAATGGCATCTCAATTCAGTGATCGTAAAAAAATAGTGTTGGGATATGGTGCTTATAAAAAAATATCCAATTCCTTTTTGAATAAAATTATCCGTTATGAGACATTGATAACGGCGGTCCAGTATTTTTCCTACACAAAAATGGATATGCCTTATATGGGAGTAGGTAGAAATTTAGCCTATAAAAAAAGTCTATTTACCGAGGTCAATGGACTTGAAAGCCATGCCAATATTAAATCGGGAGATGATGACCTCTTTATCAATGAAGTTGCTAATCAAAAAAACACAACTATTTGTTTTACAAAACAAAGTTTTACCATTTCAGAACCGAACACAACATTTAAAAGTTGGTTCAATCAAAAAAGAAGGCATACCACCACTGCTAACTACTATAAACCTATTCATAAAGCTTTATTAGGTGTTTATTATATTTCTCAACTCTCATTTTGGTTACTCACAATAATATTGTTGGCTTATGCGTTAATTGGACAACTGGAAATTTGGATTGTAATCTTATTAATGCTCTTACGACTACTTATACAATATATTATTATTGGAAAAGCTGCCGAAAAACTCAATGAAAAAGATTTGATTCCTTGGTTTCCAATACTAGATATTTATTTAGTTTTTATTCAATTCATAATATTTATTAGAAACTTAAAAGGAAAACCCAACGCTTGGTAA
- a CDS encoding membrane or secreted protein: MKLLLLTLGLLALAFAGIAIKIWAKKDGKFAGTCASQNPILNENGDSCGFCGKSPDQFDTCKEPQHS, from the coding sequence ATGAAACTTTTACTCCTTACATTAGGGCTGTTAGCCTTAGCTTTTGCCGGAATTGCTATTAAGATTTGGGCCAAAAAAGATGGTAAATTTGCAGGTACATGTGCTAGTCAAAATCCAATATTAAATGAAAATGGTGATTCTTGTGGTTTTTGCGGTAAATCACCTGATCAATTTGACACTTGTAAAGAACCTCAACATAGCTAA
- the aqpZ gene encoding aquaporin Z, with protein MKNYLAEMFGTFVLVFIGCGSAVISGGDVGFLGIAFAFGIAVLAMVYAIGPVSGCHINPAITVGMLFAGKINAKDAGGYIIFQIIGAILGAGVLFLIAGGHADYDIAINGLGQNGYGTGSPNGYNMQSAFIAEVVLTAIFLLVIFGVTHKDANVKFAGIAIGLALTMIHIVGIPISGTSVNPARSIGPALFVQGLALTQLWLFIVAPIIGGILGALIWKIIKPVG; from the coding sequence ATGAAAAATTATTTAGCAGAAATGTTCGGAACATTTGTTCTGGTTTTTATTGGCTGTGGTAGTGCAGTAATTTCCGGCGGAGATGTCGGTTTTTTAGGTATAGCATTTGCATTCGGTATTGCAGTTTTAGCGATGGTCTATGCCATTGGACCTGTATCAGGTTGTCACATTAATCCCGCTATTACAGTGGGTATGCTCTTTGCAGGAAAAATTAATGCCAAAGATGCTGGCGGTTATATTATTTTCCAGATTATAGGTGCTATTTTGGGTGCTGGGGTATTATTCTTAATTGCTGGTGGTCATGCTGATTATGATATTGCAATAAATGGATTAGGACAAAATGGATATGGCACAGGGTCTCCTAATGGGTACAACATGCAATCTGCATTTATAGCAGAAGTGGTTTTAACAGCAATTTTTTTATTAGTTATTTTTGGTGTTACACATAAGGATGCCAATGTTAAATTTGCGGGAATTGCTATTGGATTGGCTTTAACTATGATACATATTGTGGGCATTCCTATTTCAGGAACTTCAGTAAATCCTGCACGTAGTATCGGACCTGCTTTATTTGTACAAGGACTTGCGTTAACTCAATTGTGGCTGTTTATTGTAGCACCAATCATTGGTGGTATTTTAGGAGCTTTGATATGGAAAATTATTAAACCAGTAGGATAA
- a CDS encoding YceI family protein, producing MNLTKKLSVVFLGAVLSISAISCKKEVKKEVPAKFSIESKTITVNWTGYKTTDKVAVHGVFQEITLGNVKNDTTAVGALDGTTFDIPVSSLFSKDSIRDSKLKTLFFGVMDATVSLTGTLNLKQDGTGNVDLKMNGVQHKVPVTYTSSGQLVELEGSLNLEDFKAQSALESISKACFDLHKGPDGVSKTWSEVGISAAIYLKKE from the coding sequence ATGAATCTAACAAAGAAGTTATCCGTAGTATTTTTAGGTGCAGTACTTAGTATAAGTGCTATTTCTTGCAAAAAAGAAGTTAAAAAAGAAGTACCTGCAAAATTTTCTATTGAATCTAAAACCATCACTGTAAATTGGACTGGTTATAAAACTACTGATAAAGTAGCGGTACATGGTGTTTTTCAAGAAATTACACTTGGTAATGTTAAGAATGATACCACAGCTGTGGGTGCTTTAGATGGCACTACATTTGACATACCAGTGAGCAGTTTATTTTCTAAGGATTCTATTAGAGATTCAAAATTAAAAACGTTGTTTTTTGGAGTAATGGATGCTACTGTATCTTTAACAGGTACTTTAAACTTAAAACAAGACGGTACAGGTAACGTAGATCTAAAAATGAATGGTGTACAGCATAAAGTTCCTGTTACTTATACTTCAAGTGGTCAATTAGTTGAATTAGAAGGTTCATTGAATTTAGAAGATTTTAAAGCTCAATCTGCTTTAGAATCTATAAGTAAAGCATGTTTTGATTTGCATAAGGGCCCTGATGGAGTAAGCAAAACATGGAGCGAAGTAGGAATTAGTGCAGCAATATATTTGAAAAAAGAGTGA
- a CDS encoding acyl-CoA-binding protein, which yields MSKLDERFIAAFDIASAMTQKIPPDTMLMFYAYYKQATKGGNFKQPTEGIPLKNAFKLNAWFQIKNLSIDEAKEKYIELVEKITNQKIN from the coding sequence ATGTCTAAACTTGATGAAAGATTTATAGCTGCCTTTGATATTGCCTCGGCGATGACACAAAAAATTCCACCAGACACTATGCTAATGTTTTATGCCTATTATAAGCAAGCAACAAAAGGTGGTAATTTTAAGCAACCTACTGAAGGTATTCCTCTAAAAAATGCCTTTAAACTAAATGCATGGTTTCAAATTAAAAATTTAAGTATTGATGAAGCCAAAGAAAAATATATTGAATTAGTTGAAAAAATAACAAATCAAAAAATAAATTAA